Proteins encoded together in one Bactrocera neohumeralis isolate Rockhampton chromosome 4, APGP_CSIRO_Bneo_wtdbg2-racon-allhic-juicebox.fasta_v2, whole genome shotgun sequence window:
- the LOC126756035 gene encoding uncharacterized protein LOC126756035, whose protein sequence is MSAETKVKYLWDCAKALESDNHTKKLLKSYFMTNCRKLAKANISLPKDKFSQNTMCPRCSSKWSETNYKMFLKPQQIAYSTKAKKQIEKLNEAKTSIEKRRALTRKQRKRAKWLQKRVLSSVVIECELCQHKTSIKLEKPGKTENDSENKDNTDLEETGTPESITTTLVNAKKKKKKTKDKTAGLKLDKSKNLTKLNDKMQIKPSILKQKVPTATNTSKPQPSNKVAAKINPSNKATTKPTTNLSQPLKVKKQKQKKAKPTNIATKAVQSKTQQQNSLLQLAALLKSQTATKSAVNATQKRLESLLK, encoded by the exons atgaGTGCTGAaactaaagtaaaatatttatgggATTGTGCGAAAGCTTTGGAGTCCGATAACCACacgaaaaaattactaaaatctTATTTTATGACAAACTGTCGCAAGCTTGCAAAAGCCAACATTTCTCTACCAAAGGACAAGTTCTCACAGAACACAATGTGTCCCCGTTGCTCCAGTAAATGGAGTGAAACAAATTATAAGATGTTTTTAAAGCCGCAACAAATTGCCTATTCCACTAAAGCAAAAAAGCAAATCGAGAAATTAAATGAAGCAAAAACTAGCATCGAAAAAAGAAGAGCACTGACCAGGAAACAACGCAAGAGGGCCAAATGGTTACAGAAGCGCGTTCTGAGCAGTGTG GTTATTGAATGCGAACTATGTCAACATAAGACCTCAATAAAACTGGAGAAACCTGGTAAAACAGAAAATGATAGCGAGAATAAAGACAATACAGATTTAGAAGAAACCGGAACTCCTGAATCAATTACAACCACACTAGTTAacgcaaaaaagaaaaagaagaaaaccaaGGATAAAACAGCTGGACTGAAACttgacaaaagcaaaaatttaacaaaactaaatgacaaaatgcaaattaaacCTAGTATACTTAAGCAAAAAGTACCAACAGCTACAAACACATCAAAGCCACAGCCAAGTAATAAAGTTGCGGCTAAAATAAATCCTTCAAATAAAGCAACAACTAAACCCACCACCAATCTTAGTCAGCCCCtcaaagttaaaaaacaaaaacagaaaaaagctAAACCTACGAATATAGCAACAAAAGCGGTACAAtctaaaacacaacaacaaaattcactACTACAACTGGCAGCTTTACTAAAATCCCAAACTGCAACTAAATCTGCCGTTAATGCGACGCAGAAGAGATTGGAATCGTTACTTAAATAG
- the LOC126756040 gene encoding CD63 antigen, translating to MNFKMRTCGMSLVKYILFAFNIIFAISGLGILIAGAVVLADVNQFSHFVEGRVTAPPIVLIVTGLIIFLIASLGCFGAIKESPTLLLTYAVLLAIIFIVELAVGIAAAVFKADLEMMLKNSLQESIKRSNHEDMMAWDNVQRKLMCCGVDNPADWRTLSLNKTLPASCCREKYIDEAVGHCTESLALGVDKYFQEGCVGKLRERIDKNAVILIGVGIGIAFIQILGIILACYLASTIRHERMK from the exons ATATCGGGGCTCGGTATTTTAATAGCCGGTGCGGTTGTCCTTGCCGATGTCAACCAATTCAGTCACTTTGTCGAAGGTAGAGTGACGGCGCCACCCATTGTGCTGATTGTGACCGGTTTAATCATATTCCTAATTGCATCGTTGGGTTGTTTTGGCGCCATCAAGGAGTCACCAACACTACTGCTCACC TATGCCGTGCTACTCGCCATCATCTTCATTGTTGAGTTAGCCGTGGGCATTGCCGCGGCTGTTTTCAAGGCGGACCTGGAAATGATGCTAAAGAACTCACTGCAAGAATCTATAAAACGTTCAAATCATGAGGATATGATGGCTTGGGATAATGTACAGCGAAAGTTGATGTGTTGCGGTGTCGACAACCCAGCCGATTGGCGTACACTTAGCCTCAATAAAACGCTGCCGGCCAGCTGCTGTCGCGAAAAATACATTGATGAAGCCGTTGGACACTGCACTGAGTCGTTGGCGTTGGgcgttgataaatattttcag GAGGGTTGCGTGGGCAAACTTAGGGAGCGAATCGATAAGAACGCCGTCATTTTAATTGGTGTGGGCATTGGTATTGCCTTCATACAAATACTGGGCATTATACTGGCATGCTACCTGGCTTCCACAATACGTCACGAACGCATGAAGTAA